Proteins encoded within one genomic window of Plasmodium cynomolgi strain B DNA, chromosome 11, whole genome shotgun sequence:
- a CDS encoding hypothetical protein (putative): protein IGIYATILGIITKDDEKLKLQLFLKLNHNIEVFIKDNSLHCLLWIRCIIALSCCHVFPFAQCLNLFKNLYQLCIELYKEKEFIKGDNILYLFLSNFFYISKQIYDENKEDLDNMLTSCFDLIEKRQEHIDNIDLDNNDVATIEYIYIYINSVIHSDNFYDRLFYLKSALYNYVQNNLKSVATHRFYQKEIFQNIFLKKEGLEDGLSGEEKESDIHRVVLLENGDHDVDGGVDYASQNDVSNSSKDTPGEASLQNYKKKEITLPMAIEKCTNVEFFANYECAQSIFSLQIKFQTKHADSKNMHDVWLMQEHILHIIQLYNNSVEFSSKVLGVYVQLQSKLYNNVLIECIINKLLSSFNKKNYYFYISLVHRLLLINKNLGSVIIRCIKFVLKQIGKLDNESFYLFMELCLYMLSYFAYENKVLKSKENFFKRKYNDMNKILKVQEENLQKMGLEKGGETQEGEEPGQNKKKRKRDEGEPNEQLNEQLNEQPNGQANEQPNENTNEQPNENASEQPNEHPQDGDNHRDSATGTKRTPVILKKNESTLNAMKNLDCKMPFCIEADMKYSSDEEGDDKDNEDADNAQKDERDEHEEEESDDEEDDAENDQTDGMKHSFDAQSFKEELENLDMGDNLKKFTNLMYSVKKKYCRKWTRNFYFKSCSLIYKNELENLIPKSVITYCNSFKCDVNRQHEIFHEYAIFNSILKYSIDEINNIEDQFYDMSREDDYNNDVEQKALDKFKDSINTFIQTFFNYLNEKTFLPIILIT from the coding sequence ATAGGAATATATGCAACGATATTGGGAATAATAACGAAGGATGATGAGAAGCTGAAGCTGCAATTGTTCTTGAAGCTAAATCATAATATAGAAGTTTTTATAAAGGATAATTCCCTGCACTGCTTATTATGGATAAGGTGCATAATCGCCTTAAGCTGTTGCCATGTGTTTCCATTTGCTCAAtgtttgaatttatttaaaaatttgtaccAACTGTGCATCGAATTGTACAAGGAAAAAGAGTTCATAAAGGGAGACAACATCCTGTACTTGTTTTTAAgcaatttcttttatatatcCAAACAGATATATGATGAGAATAAAGAGGACTTGGATAATATGCTGACTAGCTGCTTCGATTTAATCGAAAAAAGACAAGAACACATTGATAACATAGACCTAGACAATAATGACGTGGCGACCATCGAGTATATATACATCTACATTAACAGTGTTATACATagtgacaatttttatgatagattattttatttgaaaagtGCATTGTACAATTATGTGcagaataatttaaaaagcgTGGCTACGCATAGGTTCTATCAGAAggaaatatttcaaaatatatttttaaagaaggaAGGTTTGGAGGATGGTTTATCtggtgaagaaaaggagTCCGATATTCACAGGGTTGTTCTTCTGGAGAATGGAGATCACGATGTGGATGGAGGAGTGGATTACGCTTCGCAAAACGATGTAAGCAACTCGAGTAAAGACACTCCTGGTGAGGCATCACTACAgaattacaagaaaaaagaaataacccTTCCAATGGCCATCGAGAAGTGTACAAATGTAGAATTCTTTGCCAACTACGAATGCGCCCAGAGTATCTTCAGTCTGCAAATTAAATTCCAAACAAAGCATGCAGATAGTAAAAACATGCATGACGTGTGGTTAATGCAAGAACATATTTTACACATCATCCAACTGTATAACAATAGCGTTGAATTCAGCTCCAAAGTATTAGGCGTGTACGTTCAGCTACAGAGCAAATTATACAATAATGTGTTAATCGAATGCATCATCAACAAATTGTTATCgtcttttaataaaaaaaattactactTTTATATATCCCTCGTCCATAGATTattgttaataaataaaaatttgggaaGTGTAATTATCAGATGTatcaaatttgttttgaaGCAAATTGGGAAGTTGGACAATGAATCCTTTTACCTCTTCATGGAGCTTTGTCTCTACATGCTGTCCTACTTTGCCTACGAGAATAAGGTGCTGAAGAGCAAGGagaacttttttaaaaggaagtATAACGACATGAATAAAATTCTAAAAGTGCAGGAGGAGAACCTGCAGAAGATGGGCCTcgagaaggggggggagacccAAGAGGGCGAGGAGCCCGGCCAaaacaagaagaagaggaagcggGACGAGGGGGAGCCAAACGAGCAGCTAAATGAGCAGCTAAATGAGCAGCCAAATGGGCAGGCAAACGAGCAGCCGAATGAAAACACCAATGAACAGCCAAATGAAAACGCCAGTGAACAGCCAAATGAACACCCCCAGGACGGCGACAACCACCGAGACAGCGCCACCGGAACGAAGAGAACCCCCGTCatcctgaaaaaaaatgaaagcaccCTGAACGCGATGAAAAACTTGGATTGCAAAATGCCCTTCTGCATTGAAGCTGACATGAAGTACAGCTCGGATGAGGAGGGCGATGATAAAGACAATGAAGATGCGGATAACGCGCAAAAAGACGAAAGGGATGAACATGAAGAAGAGGAGAGTgacgatgaagaagatgaCGCAGAAAATGATCAAACGGATGGTATGAAACACAGTTTTGACGCTCAGAGTTTTAAGGAGGAGTTGGAGAATCTAGACATGGGAGATAACTTAAAAAAGTTCACCAATTTAATGTAtagtgtgaaaaaaaaatattgccgAAAGTGGAcacgaaatttttattttaaatcatgttcgttaatatataaaaacgaGTTAGAAAATTTGATTCCCAAATCGGTTATCACCTACTGCAACAGTTTTAAGTGTGATGTCAATCGTCAGCACGAAATTTTTCACGagtatgccatttttaactccattttgaagtACTCCATTGACGAGATTAACAATATAGAAGATCAATTTTATGACATGAGCAGAGAGGACGATTATAATAACGATGTTGAGCAGAAGGCTTTGGACAAATTTAAAGATTCAATTAATACGTTTATTCAAacgttttttaattacctaaatgaaaaaacgttTCTGcccattattttgataacatag